The nucleotide window GCCTGTGTTTACTTCCGACTGCTACTTGGTATTAGCGATAGAGCTGTGTACCGGATTTTCAATATCGGATTTCGGGTTGCATGTATTGCTTTACTAAGTTTTTTGTGATATATTACAAAGGCAATGTAAAGTGACATTTTACGAGGTGCCGTTGCTTAAAAAAACAATGTATGTATTAGAAAAGGGATATTATCTGTCAATGTTTTAAAAAATCTAACTAAAATGGAGCTTTGTTCGTTTATGGACAAGAAAGAGAAAACTAATGAGTTAAACCCGGCAAAATCAAAAAGAGGCAGGAAAAAATCCACAGAAGGACAGTATAACCAATCAGTTTCAGAATCTCCCTCAAAGTTAAGCTTAAAGCAGAAGACATATGGAGAGGTTGTATCTTATCAGCTTAACTACAGCTCTTTAGCATTCCTTACACGCAACGACAAAATGATTTCTATTTTTAATGACTTAAAATCTGTTGCAAAAACCGGCTACAAGGTATTAATCCATGGCCTTGCCGGCTGTGGTAAGACTCTGATGGCAATGATGGTGCATCAGCTGAGTGAACGTACAGACAGCGCTTTTGCAGAGTTTAACACAAGGGCAATAGCACCGTCTGATATGGAAATCTTTTTATTCGGGCATGTTCAATATGAAAATGAGACTGCAAAAGCAGGCCTTTTGAGTCAGGTAAACAACGGAACCCTGTTTGTTAACGACATCTTAAATCTGCCCCACTGGCTGCTGGAAAAACTCCTTACCGCCGTGGATAGCCACAAGTACATGCCTGTTGGCGGCGATAAACCGGAAAGTTTAAATGTCCGCCTTGTTACGTCAGTTAACAATGATATTAAAAGCGTTATAAGCAGTAATTCCACACTTGAGGACCTGCTGTATCGCCTTGGTGATTTCTTTCTGCCGGCTCCAACGCTAAAAGAAAGAGAGGGTGACATTAAACTGTTGTTTGACCACTTTTTAGCGGATACTTGCAAGGACCTTAAAATAGACGTTCCCGTTGTTTCCAATGAGGCCTACAGAGCTCTTGATAACCACACATGGCCTGGCAACATCACAGAGCTAAAGAGCGTTGCCAAAAACGCCGCTCTCAAAGCTGCTCCCAATATGATTACCACTGAGCATATCATCTTTTTAAAACAGCCATATACACTGCCACAGGACGGACCGCATAGGCTTAAAGATATAATTTCCGGGGTTGTGGCCACTTATGAGATACTATGATAGAAACATGAAAGATAGCCTCATTGGTTAAAATAGTAGCCATGACCAACAAGGAGGGCAACAGA belongs to Nitrospirae bacterium YQR-1 and includes:
- a CDS encoding sigma 54-interacting transcriptional regulator; the protein is MDKKEKTNELNPAKSKRGRKKSTEGQYNQSVSESPSKLSLKQKTYGEVVSYQLNYSSLAFLTRNDKMISIFNDLKSVAKTGYKVLIHGLAGCGKTLMAMMVHQLSERTDSAFAEFNTRAIAPSDMEIFLFGHVQYENETAKAGLLSQVNNGTLFVNDILNLPHWLLEKLLTAVDSHKYMPVGGDKPESLNVRLVTSVNNDIKSVISSNSTLEDLLYRLGDFFLPAPTLKEREGDIKLLFDHFLADTCKDLKIDVPVVSNEAYRALDNHTWPGNITELKSVAKNAALKAAPNMITTEHIIFLKQPYTLPQDGPHRLKDIISGVVATYEIL